The Desmonostoc muscorum LEGE 12446 genome includes a region encoding these proteins:
- a CDS encoding globin domain-containing protein produces the protein MISQQTIDIVKSTAPVLKKNGQQITTRMYEIMFQNHPEVREQFNMSAQADGSQPARLATAVYSYANQIDNLPALKSMVENIAHRHVQTHVTPEQYPIVGESLLQAMKDVLQEAATEEVMAAWTEAYQALSQVFINREHDIYLEEEK, from the coding sequence ATGATTAGCCAACAAACAATAGATATCGTTAAATCTACAGCACCAGTCTTGAAAAAAAACGGTCAGCAAATCACGACTCGGATGTATGAAATTATGTTTCAAAACCATCCAGAAGTCAGAGAACAATTTAACATGTCTGCTCAAGCAGACGGTTCTCAGCCTGCGAGATTAGCTACAGCAGTTTATAGTTATGCTAACCAAATTGATAATTTGCCTGCTTTAAAATCGATGGTAGAAAATATTGCCCATCGTCACGTGCAGACTCATGTTACACCAGAACAATATCCTATTGTTGGAGAAAGTTTACTGCAAGCGATGAAAGATGTTTTGCAAGAAGCAGCTACAGAAGAAGTGATGGCGGCTTGGACTGAAGCTTATCAGGCATTATCTCAGGTTTTCATCAACAGAGAACATGACATATATCTAGAAGAAGAAAAATAA
- a CDS encoding carotenoid oxygenase family protein, giving the protein MHTVNKKSTKRAWAGAIAKPATEFPPTQLPILSGKVPNGLRGSLYRNGPARLERGGVRVGHWFDGDGAILGVHFTDAGVTGVYRYVQTAEYQAETKADKFLYGVYGMHTAGPIWKRWNQQVKNAANTSVLALPDKLLALWEATGPYALDLQTLETKGLDDLGGLDNGLPYSAHYKRDPHTGEIFNFGISLGSFVQLNLYKSDASGKIIQKSAFKLDRYSIIHDFVLTQKYLVFFVPPMRMKTLSFLVGLTTFSESLSWEPQLGTQVLIFDRENLSLVSRGETDPWFHWHFGNACENQDGSVILDVVRYSDFQQTNEYLREFATGETHTVSQGTLWQVHLNPQTAKVTATQEVINRVCEFPVVQRSQVGQPWRYTYVALRPERIKTGKEWLSAIARFDYKTETLTEVDLGENLYSSEPIHAQDSQNPEQGWVLIVVYDGNSHSSEVWIFDSDRLDAEPVCKLGLPSVIPHSFHGTWNPA; this is encoded by the coding sequence ATGCACACAGTTAATAAAAAGTCAACAAAAAGAGCTTGGGCAGGTGCGATCGCCAAACCAGCTACAGAATTTCCCCCTACCCAATTGCCAATTCTCTCTGGTAAAGTCCCAAATGGCTTGCGTGGTAGTCTTTACCGCAATGGCCCAGCGCGGCTAGAACGCGGTGGTGTGCGTGTGGGACACTGGTTTGATGGAGATGGGGCGATTCTCGGCGTCCATTTCACCGATGCAGGAGTGACGGGAGTTTATCGCTATGTGCAAACAGCAGAATATCAAGCTGAAACTAAAGCAGATAAATTCCTTTATGGTGTTTATGGTATGCACACGGCGGGGCCGATTTGGAAGCGCTGGAATCAGCAAGTCAAGAATGCAGCTAATACTTCAGTATTGGCTTTACCCGATAAACTATTAGCTTTGTGGGAAGCAACTGGACCTTATGCCCTTGATTTGCAAACTCTAGAAACAAAGGGATTAGATGATTTAGGTGGTTTGGATAATGGATTACCTTATTCTGCTCATTATAAGCGCGATCCACACACAGGGGAAATTTTTAATTTTGGCATCAGTTTAGGAAGTTTTGTACAACTGAATCTCTACAAAAGCGACGCCTCTGGCAAAATTATACAAAAATCTGCTTTCAAACTAGACCGCTATTCAATAATACATGATTTTGTTTTAACTCAAAAATATCTGGTGTTTTTCGTGCCACCGATGCGGATGAAAACACTATCATTTTTAGTAGGTTTAACTACCTTCAGTGAATCTCTTTCCTGGGAACCTCAGTTAGGAACTCAGGTGTTAATATTTGACAGAGAAAACTTATCTTTAGTGAGTCGTGGCGAAACCGATCCTTGGTTTCATTGGCATTTTGGTAATGCTTGTGAAAATCAAGACGGTTCGGTGATTTTGGATGTGGTGCGATATTCAGATTTTCAACAAACTAATGAATATCTCAGAGAATTTGCAACTGGTGAGACGCACACAGTTTCTCAAGGAACATTATGGCAAGTGCATCTCAATCCTCAAACTGCTAAAGTGACAGCAACACAAGAAGTTATCAACCGCGTTTGTGAGTTTCCTGTAGTGCAGCGATCGCAAGTCGGACAACCTTGGCGTTATACTTATGTAGCTTTGCGCCCAGAAAGAATTAAGACAGGTAAAGAATGGTTAAGTGCGATCGCTCGTTTTGACTACAAAACTGAAACCCTCACGGAAGTAGATTTAGGAGAAAATCTTTATTCTTCAGAACCCATCCACGCCCAAGATAGTCAAAACCCTGAACAAGGTTGGGTGTTAATCGTGGTTTACGATGGTAATTCTCATAGTAGTGAAGTTTGGATATTTGATAGCGATCGCTTAGATGCAGAACCAGTTTGTAAACTAGGATTACCCAGCGTGATTCCTCACAGTTTCCACGGTACTTGGAACCCAGCGTAA
- a CDS encoding DUF4336 domain-containing protein codes for MADERIVNAEQIHPRDFSWRLWPLVPLYPYGRRRTIRKEVLKDTIWNFDQIQGIFYVVVPIRMTVVKLQAGGLLVYAPVAPTPECIRLVNELVAEHGHVKYIILPTVSGLEHKVFVGPFARYFPTAQVFVAPNQWSFPLNLPLSWLGLPPKRTQLLPEDSSKTPFADEFDYAMLGPINLGSGRFAEVAFFHKRSHSLLVTDSVLSISEDPPAIVQLDPYPLLFHAKDNACDIVADIQPNRRKGWGRICLFALYFQPNSLEIRPWGKVFQDAIKATERSKKAYFGLYPFKWQDWQRSFDALRGNNRLFVAPILQTLILNRAPKETIDWADKVASWNFEWIIPCHFDAPIKAQPYQFRQAFSFLEKQPALGAGLFNTNTYPLPEEDFKALREIDAGLNKFGIVPPAKEKV; via the coding sequence GTGGCTGATGAACGCATAGTCAATGCAGAACAGATTCATCCAAGGGACTTTTCGTGGCGATTATGGCCTCTTGTGCCACTCTACCCGTATGGTAGACGGCGGACAATCCGCAAAGAAGTCCTCAAGGATACAATCTGGAATTTTGACCAGATTCAGGGCATTTTTTATGTTGTTGTGCCAATTCGCATGACTGTTGTGAAGCTGCAAGCCGGGGGTTTGTTGGTTTATGCGCCTGTTGCGCCTACCCCAGAGTGCATCCGGCTTGTCAATGAGTTGGTAGCTGAACATGGTCATGTTAAGTACATTATCCTGCCAACTGTCTCTGGTTTAGAACACAAAGTTTTCGTCGGTCCCTTCGCCAGATACTTCCCGACTGCACAGGTGTTTGTAGCGCCGAATCAATGGAGTTTTCCGCTAAATCTGCCCCTTAGCTGGCTTGGCTTACCCCCAAAACGCACTCAGCTACTTCCAGAAGATAGCAGCAAAACACCCTTTGCTGATGAGTTTGATTATGCCATGCTTGGCCCCATTAACCTTGGTTCTGGTAGGTTTGCGGAAGTTGCTTTTTTTCACAAGCGATCGCATTCTCTACTTGTAACAGATTCAGTGCTTTCCATTTCAGAAGATCCGCCTGCGATCGTCCAATTAGATCCATATCCCTTGCTATTCCATGCCAAAGATAATGCTTGTGACATTGTTGCAGATATTCAACCAAATCGCCGCAAAGGATGGGGGCGCATCTGTTTGTTTGCTTTATACTTTCAACCAAACAGCTTAGAAATACGTCCTTGGGGTAAGGTGTTCCAAGATGCCATCAAAGCAACAGAACGCTCAAAAAAAGCTTATTTTGGATTGTATCCCTTTAAATGGCAGGACTGGCAGCGATCGTTTGATGCCCTACGGGGTAATAATCGGTTGTTCGTAGCACCAATTTTACAGACACTAATTCTCAACCGCGCACCCAAAGAAACCATTGATTGGGCTGATAAAGTTGCAAGTTGGAACTTTGAGTGGATTATTCCTTGCCACTTTGATGCACCGATTAAAGCCCAGCCGTATCAGTTTCGTCAAGCTTTCTCTTTCTTAGAAAAGCAACCTGCTTTAGGTGCTGGTTTGTTTAACACTAACACCTATCCCTTACCAGAAGAGGATTTTAAAGCACTTAGGGAAATCGACGCAGGTTTAAATAAATTTGGCATCGTCCCGCCAGCAAAGGAAAAAGTGTAG
- a CDS encoding B12-binding domain-containing radical SAM protein, with translation MRVLLVYPIFPKTFWSYEKILELVNRKVLLPPLGLVTVAAILPQEWEFKLVDRNIRSATEEEWAWADLVILSAMIVQKQDLLDQIQEAKQRGKLVAVGGPYPTSVPHEVQNVGADFLILDEGEITLPMFIDAIQRGETSGTFRATEKPDVTSTPIPRFDLLELDAYDMMSVQFSRGCPFQCEFCDIIVLYGRKPRTKTPSQLLAELDYLYELGWRRGVFMVDDNFIGNKRNVKLLLKELKVWMAEHQYPFRFDTEASVDLAQDAEMLELMVECGFSAVFLGIETPDEDSLQLTKKFQNTRNSLTEAVQTITKAGLRPMAGFIIGFDGEKAGAGDRIVRFAEEAAIPSTTFAMLQALPNTALWHRLKKEGRLRENQDSKIANINQTTLMNFLPTRPLEELAREYVEAFCALYDPVKYLDRTYRCFLMMGLPSWKAPAKMPEWVVIKALLIVIWRQGIKRETRWKFWHHLFSILKRNPGVVEHYVSACAHNEHFLEYRQIVRDQIESQLAEYLAQGAETPYVLVKEKVEEKAEAVVS, from the coding sequence ATGCGAGTATTGCTGGTGTATCCAATATTTCCCAAAACCTTTTGGTCATATGAAAAAATTTTGGAATTAGTCAATCGCAAAGTTTTATTACCACCTCTGGGTTTAGTAACAGTAGCAGCAATTCTGCCCCAAGAGTGGGAATTTAAGCTAGTCGATCGCAACATTCGTTCAGCAACAGAAGAAGAATGGGCGTGGGCAGATCTAGTCATCTTGTCGGCGATGATTGTTCAAAAACAAGATTTACTCGACCAAATTCAAGAAGCAAAGCAGCGTGGAAAGTTGGTTGCAGTGGGTGGTCCTTACCCCACTTCTGTACCTCACGAAGTCCAAAACGTAGGCGCAGATTTCCTGATTTTGGATGAAGGCGAAATCACTTTGCCGATGTTTATTGACGCAATTCAACGGGGAGAAACTTCTGGAACTTTCCGCGCCACAGAAAAACCAGATGTCACAAGCACACCAATACCCCGTTTTGATTTATTAGAATTAGATGCCTATGACATGATGTCGGTGCAGTTTTCGCGCGGGTGTCCCTTCCAGTGCGAATTTTGTGACATCATTGTTCTGTACGGTCGCAAACCACGTACCAAAACCCCGTCCCAACTGTTAGCAGAGTTAGATTACCTCTATGAACTAGGTTGGCGGCGGGGTGTGTTCATGGTGGATGATAACTTCATTGGCAACAAACGCAATGTGAAATTGTTGCTCAAAGAGTTAAAAGTCTGGATGGCAGAACATCAATATCCCTTCCGCTTTGACACTGAAGCTTCCGTAGACTTGGCACAAGACGCAGAAATGTTGGAGTTGATGGTTGAGTGCGGTTTCTCGGCGGTGTTTTTGGGAATTGAAACGCCGGATGAAGATAGTTTGCAACTAACTAAGAAGTTTCAAAATACTCGCAATTCTCTAACTGAGGCAGTGCAAACCATCACCAAAGCTGGATTGCGCCCGATGGCTGGGTTTATTATAGGGTTTGATGGCGAAAAAGCGGGTGCTGGCGATCGCATTGTCCGCTTTGCAGAAGAAGCAGCAATTCCCTCTACTACCTTTGCCATGTTGCAAGCCTTACCCAATACCGCCCTGTGGCATCGCCTGAAAAAAGAAGGACGACTCCGGGAAAATCAAGATAGTAAGATTGCCAACATCAACCAAACAACATTGATGAACTTTCTTCCCACCCGTCCCTTAGAAGAACTTGCCAGAGAATATGTTGAGGCATTTTGTGCTTTATACGACCCAGTTAAATACTTAGATCGCACCTACCGCTGTTTCTTGATGATGGGTTTACCCAGTTGGAAAGCACCAGCTAAAATGCCAGAGTGGGTAGTTATCAAAGCCTTGTTAATTGTGATTTGGCGACAAGGAATCAAACGCGAAACCCGTTGGAAATTCTGGCATCATTTATTTAGCATTCTCAAACGTAACCCTGGAGTTGTTGAACATTACGTCTCTGCCTGTGCCCACAACGAACACTTTCTAGAATATCGCCAAATTGTCCGCGATCAAATTGAAAGTCAGCTTGCAGAATATCTGGCGCAGGGTGCAGAAACGCCCTATGTCCTAGTGAAGGAAAAAGTAGAGGAAAAAGCTGAAGCGGTAGTTAGTTAA
- a CDS encoding TnsA endonuclease N-terminal domain-containing protein, with translation MLTEGEFSSWSASLSLSSQQYGMIQSIRSSPPSRRVRGRVGNVVGRYPSKKMGVIIQFESHRNELARIYEMEYDPEVLEYYDQPPKIKLQYCCLNGRQIGVLHTPDFFVIRRDQAGWSECKTADELEKLASKMPNRYQSDSNGNWRCPPGEEFAKNWGLYYQVCSDQEINWRKQRNLYFLEDYLSDKLEVPTQEIVETIKIISASPGIKLSELIAAGINADYIYKLIADQRIYVDLESSALCSEAERVSFKIPYKTTRDQKNYSRRNSTI, from the coding sequence ATGTTGACAGAAGGTGAGTTTAGCTCATGGTCTGCATCACTCTCATTGTCATCACAGCAGTATGGAATGATTCAAAGTATACGGAGTTCTCCACCTTCCAGACGAGTCAGGGGAAGGGTTGGGAATGTTGTCGGGCGATATCCCAGTAAAAAAATGGGAGTGATAATTCAGTTTGAGAGCCACCGGAACGAATTGGCACGAATATATGAAATGGAATATGACCCAGAGGTTTTAGAATATTACGACCAACCACCAAAAATCAAATTGCAATACTGCTGTTTAAATGGAAGACAAATAGGAGTATTACATACACCAGACTTTTTTGTAATTAGACGAGATCAGGCAGGTTGGTCAGAATGTAAAACAGCAGATGAACTGGAAAAATTAGCATCAAAAATGCCAAATCGTTACCAGTCAGATAGTAACGGCAATTGGCGATGTCCCCCAGGAGAAGAGTTTGCCAAAAATTGGGGATTATATTATCAAGTTTGCTCCGACCAAGAAATTAATTGGAGGAAACAGAGAAATCTCTATTTTTTAGAAGATTATTTATCGGATAAATTAGAAGTTCCCACACAAGAGATAGTTGAAACAATCAAAATAATCTCCGCTAGTCCAGGAATAAAATTATCAGAGTTAATTGCAGCAGGAATCAATGCAGATTACATATATAAATTGATAGCAGACCAAAGGATATATGTGGACTTAGAATCATCCGCGCTATGCTCAGAAGCAGAAAGAGTGAGTTTTAAAATTCCCTATAAAACCACCAGAGACCAGAAAAATTATTCCCGAAGAAATTCAACCATATGA
- a CDS encoding NF041680 family putative transposase translates to MKSALLKEFRQAAYSYLGRAHDATFELMDAILLTRNAYSLADLSLSPVFRRKWPSIYEALQDSRPQRQKLMQLYIKQMPQQGRPLLAGDHTAWSRPDAVTLIERTIEHTSVTITGNKPITVGQGYSTIAWIPEDSGSWALPLRHERITSWENPIQKATWQLQQVCEHLPTRPITVWDSEYGCAPFVLKTTNIKADILVRLRSNLCLWGAPPPYSGKGRPRKHGDKFKLNDPSTWSEANESIEVNHPKLGRVKVSLWKNLHFRQTATRPMSLIRVERLDAEGNLRISKPLWLAWVGEEMLPLSQVWQLYLRRFTVDHWYRFLKQRLHWTLPKLSSPKQSEHWSDLMPLMTWELWLARDIVADNPLPWQKSLDNLTPGRVAQAMGSIFAVIGTPARSPKPRGKSPGWKPGKPRQRRIRYPIVKKTTTKPRKKHPESA, encoded by the coding sequence ATGAAAAGTGCCTTACTAAAAGAATTTCGTCAAGCAGCGTACAGCTATTTAGGTAGAGCGCATGATGCAACTTTTGAACTGATGGATGCAATATTACTGACGCGGAATGCCTACAGTTTGGCAGATTTATCGCTATCGCCAGTATTTAGAAGAAAGTGGCCAAGTATTTATGAAGCGTTACAAGATAGCAGACCACAGCGACAAAAATTGATGCAGTTATACATCAAACAGATGCCACAACAGGGTCGTCCGTTGTTGGCAGGCGACCACACTGCCTGGTCGCGCCCGGATGCGGTAACTCTTATTGAGAGGACAATTGAACACACCAGTGTTACCATAACCGGAAACAAACCAATTACCGTTGGTCAGGGATATAGTACCATTGCTTGGATACCAGAGGATTCTGGCAGTTGGGCGTTACCGTTGAGGCATGAGCGAATTACCAGTTGGGAAAATCCGATACAAAAGGCAACGTGGCAATTACAGCAAGTGTGTGAACATTTACCAACTAGACCAATTACAGTTTGGGATAGTGAGTATGGCTGCGCCCCTTTTGTGTTGAAGACGACTAATATCAAAGCGGACATTCTGGTACGTTTGCGTTCAAATCTTTGTTTATGGGGCGCACCACCACCATATTCTGGTAAAGGGCGACCCAGGAAACATGGTGATAAATTTAAACTCAATGATCCTTCTACATGGAGTGAAGCCAATGAGAGTATAGAAGTCAACCATCCTAAACTGGGACGGGTGAAGGTGAGCTTGTGGAAAAATTTACACTTTCGTCAAACGGCGACACGCCCAATGTCGCTGATTCGAGTTGAGCGTCTAGATGCAGAAGGCAACCTACGTATATCAAAACCTTTGTGGTTGGCTTGGGTAGGAGAGGAAATGCTTCCACTATCTCAAGTTTGGCAACTCTACCTCCGACGTTTTACTGTTGACCACTGGTATCGTTTTTTGAAGCAACGCTTGCACTGGACATTGCCTAAGTTGAGTAGTCCCAAGCAATCTGAGCATTGGAGTGACCTCATGCCTCTGATGACTTGGGAATTGTGGTTGGCTCGTGATATCGTTGCTGATAACCCTTTACCTTGGCAAAAATCATTAGACAATTTGACTCCTGGGAGAGTTGCTCAAGCGATGGGGAGTATTTTTGCGGTGATTGGTACTCCTGCCCGTTCGCCTAAACCTCGCGGAAAGTCTCCAGGCTGGAAACCAGGAAAACCACGACAACGTAGAATTCGCTATCCGATAGTCAAAAAAACTACAACTAAGCCTCGCAAAAAGCATCCAGAATCTGCTTAG
- a CDS encoding ABC transporter substrate-binding protein: protein MIYPMCLSCQQVIEQLNINIDLFFEKLATGENKKQLSELEQEIICQSLLGQSRQHIAKNLNLPEQKIRDRLSNNIYPRIAELMQLDQEQIAGNWVKILNLLLHPNHGYKLNPAPQLNNDNFQGSFGRQIFLYPPNQDIVELQIQGNKFYQQGLYYQALKCFLWAWKKEKEIYHTGNPEVLIYINNCLIEYKQSILQDKKIKPYTLAVVVPFYHNQDQVAAEILRGIAQIQLQINLPSFDKIALEKEINLKDIKPDTFFNLNHTDNLIVLRILIVNDPNNLYAPYSQTAENLADLAPQLNLIAIIGHYSSEMTKKALHFYSQNGLVLINPSSTSNELSHLSGGESLSFFRLTTQDNISARQLAHYLIERFAGKSRIKVAIVYNKNSNYSTSYRNSIKNILEKSNEEFVLLKECNYISDKYYHIQAYLEEIKKDGVEIIIIIPDGGIEPNSLDNAGLISRLKLNKCLIAGSATFYHENVLHWIHEQSQYNVVNQDECQIIACVPWHWHSQKNGCNSENKLGQRFCEIGTQLWGEENLTWRSATAFDSVLIVLRILELYQVKDSQSLLINMNQYFKEQKKQVKGVTGNIEFQENGDRLNPPSEIVAVKWNTQQQKWHWTIEGRIQNSEFRIQE, encoded by the coding sequence ATGATATATCCTATGTGTCTAAGTTGTCAGCAGGTTATAGAACAGCTAAATATTAATATCGATCTGTTTTTTGAAAAATTAGCAACAGGTGAAAATAAAAAGCAACTGAGTGAACTGGAACAGGAAATTATTTGTCAATCTCTATTGGGACAATCTCGACAACATATCGCTAAAAACTTAAATTTACCTGAACAAAAAATTAGAGATAGACTCAGTAATAATATTTATCCTAGAATAGCAGAACTGATGCAACTTGACCAAGAGCAAATAGCTGGTAACTGGGTCAAAATTCTGAATTTATTACTGCATCCTAATCATGGATATAAATTGAATCCTGCTCCTCAACTAAATAATGATAACTTTCAGGGAAGCTTTGGTAGACAAATTTTTCTTTATCCTCCAAATCAAGATATTGTAGAGTTGCAGATCCAAGGAAATAAATTTTATCAGCAAGGACTTTATTATCAAGCATTAAAGTGCTTTCTCTGGGCTTGGAAAAAAGAGAAAGAAATTTATCACACAGGTAATCCTGAAGTTTTGATTTACATTAATAATTGTTTAATTGAATATAAGCAATCTATTTTACAAGACAAAAAAATCAAACCTTATACTTTGGCTGTGGTTGTCCCATTTTATCATAATCAGGATCAAGTTGCTGCTGAAATTTTACGAGGAATAGCTCAAATTCAACTCCAAATAAATCTTCCAAGTTTTGACAAAATTGCTTTAGAAAAAGAGATAAATTTAAAAGATATTAAGCCAGATACATTTTTCAACTTAAATCATACAGATAATCTAATAGTCTTGAGGATTTTAATTGTCAATGATCCTAACAATTTATATGCCCCATACAGCCAAACCGCAGAAAACTTAGCTGATTTAGCACCACAATTAAACTTGATTGCTATTATTGGTCACTATTCAAGCGAAATGACCAAAAAAGCACTACATTTTTATTCTCAAAATGGACTCGTCTTAATAAACCCTAGTAGTACTTCTAATGAACTTTCTCATTTATCTGGTGGTGAAAGCTTATCGTTTTTTAGGCTGACGACTCAAGATAATATTAGTGCCAGACAATTAGCTCATTATTTGATAGAAAGATTTGCAGGTAAAAGTAGAATCAAAGTAGCTATCGTCTATAACAAAAATAGTAATTATAGTACTTCATATAGAAACAGTATTAAAAATATTTTAGAAAAATCTAATGAAGAGTTTGTTCTCTTAAAAGAATGTAACTATATTAGCGATAAGTACTATCATATTCAAGCTTATCTTGAAGAGATTAAAAAAGATGGTGTCGAGATTATTATCATAATACCCGATGGAGGAATTGAACCAAATTCCCTGGATAATGCTGGGCTAATTAGTCGATTAAAACTGAATAAGTGTCTGATAGCTGGTTCTGCAACTTTTTACCATGAAAATGTTTTACATTGGATTCATGAACAAAGTCAATATAATGTAGTTAATCAAGATGAGTGTCAAATTATAGCTTGTGTTCCTTGGCATTGGCACAGCCAGAAAAATGGGTGCAATAGTGAAAATAAACTAGGGCAACGTTTTTGTGAAATAGGCACTCAATTATGGGGTGAAGAAAATTTAACTTGGCGTAGTGCAACGGCTTTTGACTCAGTATTAATAGTTCTGAGAATTTTAGAACTATATCAAGTTAAAGATAGCCAATCTTTACTGATAAACATGAATCAATATTTCAAAGAACAGAAAAAACAAGTGAAGGGAGTTACGGGAAATATTGAGTTTCAAGAAAATGGCGATCGCCTCAATCCCCCATCTGAAATAGTCGCTGTAAAATGGAATACACAACAGCAGAAATGGCACTGGACAATTGAGGGCAGAATTCAGAATTCAGAATTCAGAATTCAGGAGTAA